CATTGCCGTTCCTAGTTAATTTGTGAAGGCGGTTCATGCTACATACTGACCTATGTGTTATAGAATTATCCGAATATTCGAGTTTCTAGATTTGAATTCTTTTTTATTAACAGCGTAATTctaagaaagaaagaatttcctttgagaaataaaattcaaagattGAATTCAGACTGAATTCCTTTTGTCTTTAAAATAAGAGTATTTACTAATGGATATTTTTGTTTCTATATCTTTCCCATATTTAAAATGGAAGTATTTAAGATGAGTCAAACCAATCACTAGTGCATTTATTATCAATGTAAATGACCAATTTCGTTAAAGCAGATCGTTCAGGTGCAGGTCCAAAcaagttttttaataattttttacaaaaactcTGAGAATATTTATTACATTGAATGAAATTGCATATTGGAATTGCAGAATGGTGGCGCTTCATCTACTCAAACTTAGCTAATCAAaggtttttaattaaaatatgtACATTATTCCGCTTTGTaaataacaaatgaaaggggtcAGTTATTGCTTTTCGGTACTGATCTGCTTTCTGATACTGGGTAAAACATGGTGGAggatcaaaatgtgtgccccgaaaagtTTGAGAGGCCTTCTTCTCAGGGCCTATCCAAGAATTTGTAAATGGTGCCATTACGATACCTGCTCATATAAAGTTAATCATAGCATATTACCACGTTTTAAACATTTACCCGAAACCTCTCCTTCAGTTCATCCTGAAAGCgccattataagtaataatagaaTAAGCAAATTTTGGAAAGCTTGAAGGAAATTcatgtattattaacaaagttgtagaatgTTATCGTTTTGAAttttacgtgaatttatcgcactttaAGGCGTGTATGATatcatcattatataaagtgaactcctgtgaacggcggagttggaggtTGGAAATACATACCATATATGAagggatattttgaatttttagctatgtaagaATGGCAAAAAATGCACACACaaggcgtccagcttccggtattctgactcgTTTACTTTATCGTTGATAGAAAACAATTGTCTAAGGTGCTGAAGTCCTTTATTGTTAAAGCGGTACAAAAAGGGTCCAGTTAGAGAATTAATTGCTCAGGAATTCAAGATCTTGCGTCCGGTTCCGTAACGCGAACTCTGTTGCAATGAAGAAGGGTAATGGACGTTCGAGGAAATCAATGTGCGAGTGGATCCATTTGAAATGGGGTCCTCATGCCGTAGATTACGCCGGCAACTCGTGGAAGTtgagaataatataataataaatatttttgaacaatcaaatttgtttttttatgtcGTGTTGATGTTGTTGTGTATCTAGGCTTCCAAAATTGATTGCTTTCTGACCCACTCGAATGCGATTAATATCAGAAAAAAACACTGTCTCGCAAGATTATGACTCGCGAAAGAGCATGTGTCAGAGGTTGGGGCGCGGTATCTTATCGTTCGTCTAATCAAAATGTATGCGTTTTTCAAAGGATGAGTTCTGCTATGTTCGACTACCTTTCGGAAAACGTTACCAAGTTCCcgcggttaaatatggagacagaTTCATGACGTTACGGTCTTCCAATTTTCATTCGACATTTAGCCCAATATCTAAGGTCGTGGAGGTAAATACTTGGGATCTATGTTGCCTCATTCTTACAAAGATTGGATTTTTATGCACAACAATAATCCGAAGTTTTTGGCTCGTGAAAAGCTTTAATACACAGAACTCTAACCTGAATCCCACCGAACATTTGTGGAAAATCTTTGACAAAAAGATTAGAGAATGTAATTTTACAAAAACAACTGACCTACACTCCGCCATTGGATAAGAGTGAATTCGACTTCCAATGGATATGATTATTTGACTTGATGATTCCAGGTTTCAGCGCTGCCCTTATTACTACTTATTATTCGcatatttgttaattttttttcgtttttgctACAGTTTTTGTTAATAAGATCCAATTTAAAATGAGAGCAAgtttttttccgccaaaaaatttgACGGCAATAGCAGAAATAAaggttttatgaatttttttctccaaaaatttaaattagacATTTtatcttaaataaaaaaaagctactaatataaagattaaaaataccTTAGTTATTTAACGAAAAACATCTTTAAGATATTTGAGCACCTTTTTGGGATTTTTGTGTTTGATCTTTACCTTACTTTTTGACTGTTGAtcccttactcccctattttGTAATGGTTGATGAAATTAAAATCCGCTCTCTCTataaattgagacctttcatttgatatctcacgcATTAGCAGAAAATCATTTAGACTTccatgccactcactgtatgcgtgcttCCCGTATGTCCACCAAACTTCGTTTGAATCGATTTAATTGCTTTCGAGAAAAGTGCTTTTAACAGGCTGATAGACAATAAACCGCGAAACCCTTAAAAGGATCTAACCCTAAGCCATTTATAGATATGATGTAGCTTGCTTCTCCATACTTTTAGTGTTTTATTCCTAGCCTATTTTCAGACAACTGTCTAACCTACAAAGGGACACGATAATTTCACAACTACATGTGAACAGTTTGCGAACAAAGCCACTTATATAAACAGCGGTGAAGCAACTTATGTTTCTTTCAGCAAATATCTCAATTTAATACTATAAATTTATGGGACATATTATTGCAAACATCTTTAGAATAACAGAAAATTTGGTGATAATCAATATTCACACCTGTCATCTCAGCACCATGCCGTAGTCCCATTATTTGGAGAGCCACATCTTGACCTCGGTTTGTAAACCCAAGAAAATATTTCTGATTTAATTTCTTATGGTGATTCTCACAAGCTCTCTATGTTTGATTTCTCGAGTCATTTCTGATGAGTAGTTATTATATAAGTAAATTAGAAGATTTCACATTTGCAACTAGCACCAGGTCGTATTGCATTGGTTTGTGCCAAAGGAATGTTGCTGTAGCATATCCCACGGAACGTGTTAATTACTAAAAGCGATTTTATTTTCTATAGATTCGAAGCGAAATGGCCTTGCTGATGATAAAATTCCCCTGCATGCAACAGGGAATGTAATTTATTGGAGAATATTCgatagattttttttgttgtttgttttcaaaaaccAAAGTTATAAGTACTTAATGTAAAACGAAGCTTACTAAACCTCTAATGCGTAAAATACTATCGGTACTCCTTGATGGTAAAGAACACGAAGGCGAGCCGAGCCCGCTTCTAAACGGAGCAAAGGCTGAGGCAGAATAAGACAAGCACAAAGGCATTGGAATTCATTATCTAATGTTCTTTCGAACCCTTCCAAAGCCGATATGTGTGACCAAATGGGGAACACCAATTGGTTTATTTTTCATTGTCCCAAGGAggaatttcaagattttttcaAAGAAGCCGAGTCATAGCAGCCAAAGATTATAATGCGAGACACATTTATTGAAATTCGAGATCCATGACACCCTATAGTAAAACTTTTTCACCACAATAAGCAAAAGTAGCAAGTTTGGTGTCATCTCGAGTGGATACATCTGAAATTAAACGGAATTAACTGTTAACACACTTTATTCCGACCTGAAATCTGATCATTTACCGATACAATAAATGGAGTGGTCTAAGTATCAGAAATGAATTGCATTATTCCATGTAGTGAGAAATGTTCCTATGAAATCCGTTGCCGAATCAACACTGTGCTAAATAATTTCCCTCGAATGTTAATTTATGGAGTCCTGCCTCACCTAATAGGTGGTTTATTATCAAATACAGAAGCTTCATATCGCACGAACCTATCATCGAACAAGAGTAGCCCAAAGCAGTGCACTTGACCCTGTGTTATACCTCCTATACACGACAAACTCATGCAACAAACGAAGATTTATTTGCACCTAGTTTTCCTGACGATATCTGATTCATCTAATATACTTGTATTCTCGTAAATGTATATACAAAATTCCTCACCGATGTTGTTTATGATGAAAAAGACTTCATTAAAAATTAATGAGCGAAAAGACTGGAATTCTCCAAATTTGTAATTATCAATACCTGATAGTTGTATCCAAGcaactaaaaaaatataataagcaaaaagaaaaaaagaaattgttgaacaagtggttcccgaaatatcggtatttgcaagaataaatacccacaccaacgaaaaagaaacaacaagtttttattatttcaattaattaatcgttggaaacaccgcataatttcactctgaagaaaaaaagcttaaatttcttgacaaatgaaataacatttttattcaaaatttgttgCCGAAAAATTTTCTAGTGCCGttatttacttttaaaaaatCCCAATTGCTCATCAATTATCCTAtttactttttcattttttctttgtttagaGTTACTATCATATACGCGATCCATTAAAACTGAAGCCAAGCAAACAATTTGGAAATGCCCCTTAGACACAGATCGACTCTCTCCGTGGTTTAGTTTAGTAACTAATCTTCCTACCGTCCATGGAAAAGTCTTCCCTCAAGCGACTTACATAGTTGTTCCCAAAGACCGCCAACATATTCTTATGTTTGTCAACTGTGAGAAACCCAAATTTAGTGTCCTTATATCGACAATCATAAAACTAAGAATTTTGGAGTTATTTTAGGACAATCCACATTTACAGGGAAATATCCAACAACCGATCCAAAATTTGATAGTCTGATCTTGGGGTCCCGGCGAAAGCTGAGATCAATAAATCATATGCATACATCTCTGAAGTAAACAGTTACCATTTCTCTCAAAACGCATAAGGCGACCGCAAAGCAAAGTCAAACTAAACAGTAACCACAAATGTGGAGAGCGCCTCTAGTTTTATAAACACGGAAAACCTGCATTGACAGAGTACCATTCAGCACCAAATCCTACTAGTTATATGCGTGACAACTCAATTTAgttcattaaaaaatatcatcagcgCACAATCAAagatttcaatattttacaATACTGCAATTAAGTGTTTAGTTTTATTTACAAACAATGGATATCTCTTCCACCTTATCTTTCAGCTGGCATTGCCACACATTTTATGGTAGTTACAAAACATCATTCGCTTGATAATTTCACTCTTGCTGTCTATTTTACTATAAAATATCCATAATAATAGCGATAGTTACGGAATGATTTCTTTTTATGTTTAGTGTTGGtatcttttaaaaattatatgttttctttgcttcatttctttctcttttatttgtatttaataCTAACAATAttgtaaaaaatatatttataatagtaataaaaaacaCATAATGACGCAATTTCAAACTTGCGTTACGCACTGCGCATACTTATCAAGTTCAGTTTTTAGGCCTTTCACTTTATCCGTTTCCTCCTTGAGGGAACGCACTAGCTCATCAATTATCTTATTCTGTGCTTGAACAATTGATTCTAGTTTCTGGATGCGTTCATCCAGTTCCATGACGCGTTCGCAGACATTTTCCTCATTAACTGGAGCAATACTATTCGGTGGCTTTACAGAATTATCTGTAGTAGCAGTTGTAACACTCGAATATATTGTTGCTGTCGATGTTGTCATTGTTTTGCCGCTTATCGTAGTTGCAGTTGTTGCAGTTCGACTACTGATTGGAGAGACGCTCCGATTTAGAATCGAAAGGCTAGTTGGTCGTGACTTCATGTCATCCAACAAACTTCCTGCAGATGGGGCAGTGGTCGCTGTTGAGCTCTCAATTGCCGCATTAGGCGATTTGGTGGTTGCTATTAGGGACGACGACATGGGTTTCGAAGTGTCGTTCAGTTCGCGCTTGGAATTTGTTTCAATGGCTGTTGATTTCATTTCCGTCGAGGACGACAACATGGAGGATAGCAGTGATGACGCGTTTTCTACTTTACGTTGAGTTGCCGTTACTGATGAAGAGGAAGAAGAGTAACTATTCGTTATAGATCGCGTCATTTCCGACTTCTCGGAAGATGTTTTGGTCAAACTGTCCGCGTCCATCTTCGATAACCGATCCCCGGCTCGAGGCTCAACACTCGGGGAAGTCTTTTTGGCTTGACTTGCTTTCAACTCTTCCATCCAAGGCGCCTTCATTTTGCCCCATTCCCGGGGTTTTGGTTTAACCAGTTCTTCTTCTAACGAATCAGCCCTGGACTCCGATTGCATAACATCTGAATAAGTACCGCTTCCATTTAAGTAAGTTGAATCGTTGTTGTTACTCTCTCCGATTGCATTGATCGCAGCCGAAGGAGGTCTTCGCCTTGGCGCCTTTACTCGATTTGCACGCATATCTGTCAGCAGAGAGTCTCGCTCGACATGATCAAAGTCTAAATCTCCCTTTTTCAATTTCTCGCCTATAATACCCCTTTCATTATTATCTGCAATTTGCGAAGTAGATTTGCTGCTTCCGATTCCATCCAAACTATCGTGCGCAGTCACCTTATGTTCGACACTTTTCACTTTCTGCTTCAAACCTGATAGCAAACTTCCCGCTACGCTGGTCACCGACGTCGACTTTTTAACTGGCACCACAGGTTTTTTCGATAAAACAGGCGGAGGAGTCTTCTTGTCGTCTGGGATATCTAAACTTTTTCTGATTTCTGTTGGCTTTGTTTCTATACTTCTTCGGAGTTTTCCGTCGCCGCCAGCCATGCCACTTGTAAGATCGAGGTTCTTGTTTTCTAAAGACTTTCGTTGAGCTGCAACGTTACCCGAAACAATCCCTGTTTCGTTTAATATATCATTCAGGGAATCTCGCGAACCAAAACTGTCTTTTCGTGTAGAGCCTTGTGAAGAGGATCCACTTCCAGATTTTTTCACGAATACTTTAGCAGTTGCGGCAGCTGGTGGCTTATCCGTAATGTGAGGTTCCTTAGATGGAGAAACTAGAATGGGAGAGAAGTGTATTAggaatattttcataattttgcttttattttctaTGCTACTAGGTTTAATACATCTCATCTAAGATATCCTAAGTTCTAGCACAAacagatagaaaaaggaaataaataaataaaaactcaaATTCAACTAACCTAAAAATATATCAATAAATTCTCAATAGGTTGAATTGCCTAGATGATAACTTGCTTCTGTACGTACTCCTTCACTACTAAATCAGAAATGTTGGTAGCAATCCATATTTAAAGCAACAGTTTTTAATTGATCTCACTCACAGTTTTCTGGTTTGTTTATTGGGTCTTATATTACTTAAGATGTATATTACCTAAGGTCTAACAGTCTTATAATCAAGGTATGTTAATAAACATTTTACATTATAATCATTTTTCGGCCAAGAAAAATTTTAATACATACCCCAAAGATTAACTACCTCCTTAATGACCTAAATCTTTTTTAATTACGCATTCCTAAAAGTTTTCTTCgctttattatcatcatcatcatttatgTTCATATTTCCTTAATTCTAAGAAATGTTAATAAACACTTGGTTTTCAATGTCCATTTTTAACTAATTGCAATTTCTCAATTTCTAGGCAGGACTTATTTAGATGCGTTTTCAGGCTCAGCAAATATACTTGAACCTGGTAAGGATTTTCCAAAATTATTCTCCATCATACTCGGAAAAATTTCCCCTCAGCTTAATATTTTCCCATATAAGGAATGAATGGACCACGCAAGTATTCTCTTTAGGTTCTATCGGTTCTTTCGAGCC
The window above is part of the Hermetia illucens chromosome 3, iHerIll2.2.curated.20191125, whole genome shotgun sequence genome. Proteins encoded here:
- the LOC119650798 gene encoding SH3 domain-containing kinase-binding protein 1 isoform X1, coding for MDNLTRNVSAVVDYDYSANEPDELDLVKGAIIHNIKIQPGGWWEGTLASNGRTGMFPDNFVHIIDPDEKSPVVLRDKSATAHRRCKVIYSYTQQNEDELSLAVGNIIEVLGEVEEGWWRGKLGEKVGVFPSNFVEALPASPVLANKRPNSTKKENRSLHSSREDLLSTSPSLNIIDNKDAPVLPPKPVREYCRVLYPYEPQNEDELELQVGDVITVVSKELPDKGWWRGEIRGKIGVFPDNFVKLIPPEVSPSKEPHITDKPPAAATAKVFVKKSGSGSSSQGSTRKDSFGSRDSLNDILNETGIVSGNVAAQRKSLENKNLDLTSGMAGGDGKLRRSIETKPTEIRKSLDIPDDKKTPPPVLSKKPVVPVKKSTSVTSVAGSLLSGLKQKVKSVEHKVTAHDSLDGIGSSKSTSQIADNNERGIIGEKLKKGDLDFDHVERDSLLTDMRANRVKAPRRRPPSAAINAIGESNNNDSTYLNGSGTYSDVMQSESRADSLEEELVKPKPREWGKMKAPWMEELKASQAKKTSPSVEPRAGDRLSKMDADSLTKTSSEKSEMTRSITNSYSSSSSSVTATQRKVENASSLLSSMLSSSTEMKSTAIETNSKRELNDTSKPMSSSLIATTKSPNAAIESSTATTAPSAGSLLDDMKSRPTSLSILNRSVSPISSRTATTATTISGKTMTTSTATIYSSVTTATTDNSVKPPNSIAPVNEENVCERVMELDERIQKLESIVQAQNKIIDELVRSLKEETDKVKGLKTELDKYAQCVTQV
- the LOC119650798 gene encoding SH3 domain-containing kinase-binding protein 1 isoform X3, which encodes MFPDNFVHIIDPDEKSPVVLRDKSATAHRRCKVIYSYTQQNEDELSLAVGNIIEVLGEVEEGWWRGKLGEKVGVFPSNFVEALPASPVLANKRPNSTKKENRSLHSSREDLLSTSPSLNIIDNKDAPVLPPKPVREYCRVLYPYEPQNEDELELQVGDVITVVSKELPDKGWWRGEIRGKIGVFPDNFVKLIPPEVSPSKEPHITDKPPAAATAKVFVKKSGSGSSSQGSTRKDSFGSRDSLNDILNETGIVSGNVAAQRKSLENKNLDLTSGMAGGDGKLRRSIETKPTEIRKSLDIPDDKKTPPPVLSKKPVVPVKKSTSVTSVAGSLLSGLKQKVKSVEHKVTAHDSLDGIGSSKSTSQIADNNERGIIGEKLKKGDLDFDHVERDSLLTDMRANRVKAPRRRPPSAAINAIGESNNNDSTYLNGSGTYSDVMQSESRADSLEEELVKPKPREWGKMKAPWMEELKASQAKKTSPSVEPRAGDRLSKMDADSLTKTSSEKSEMTRSITNSYSSSSSSVTATQRKVENASSLLSSMLSSSTEMKSTAIETNSKRELNDTSKPMSSSLIATTKSPNAAIESSTATTAPSAGSLLDDMKSRPTSLSILNRSVSPISSRTATTATTISGKTMTTSTATIYSSVTTATTDNSVKPPNSIAPVNEENVCERVMELDERIQKLESIVQAQNKIIDELVRSLKEETDKVKGLKTELDKYAQCVTQV
- the LOC119650798 gene encoding SH3 domain-containing kinase-binding protein 1 isoform X2, coding for MQIEVSAVVDYDYSANEPDELDLVKGAIIHNIKIQPGGWWEGTLASNGRTGMFPDNFVHIIDPDEKSPVVLRDKSATAHRRCKVIYSYTQQNEDELSLAVGNIIEVLGEVEEGWWRGKLGEKVGVFPSNFVEALPASPVLANKRPNSTKKENRSLHSSREDLLSTSPSLNIIDNKDAPVLPPKPVREYCRVLYPYEPQNEDELELQVGDVITVVSKELPDKGWWRGEIRGKIGVFPDNFVKLIPPEVSPSKEPHITDKPPAAATAKVFVKKSGSGSSSQGSTRKDSFGSRDSLNDILNETGIVSGNVAAQRKSLENKNLDLTSGMAGGDGKLRRSIETKPTEIRKSLDIPDDKKTPPPVLSKKPVVPVKKSTSVTSVAGSLLSGLKQKVKSVEHKVTAHDSLDGIGSSKSTSQIADNNERGIIGEKLKKGDLDFDHVERDSLLTDMRANRVKAPRRRPPSAAINAIGESNNNDSTYLNGSGTYSDVMQSESRADSLEEELVKPKPREWGKMKAPWMEELKASQAKKTSPSVEPRAGDRLSKMDADSLTKTSSEKSEMTRSITNSYSSSSSSVTATQRKVENASSLLSSMLSSSTEMKSTAIETNSKRELNDTSKPMSSSLIATTKSPNAAIESSTATTAPSAGSLLDDMKSRPTSLSILNRSVSPISSRTATTATTISGKTMTTSTATIYSSVTTATTDNSVKPPNSIAPVNEENVCERVMELDERIQKLESIVQAQNKIIDELVRSLKEETDKVKGLKTELDKYAQCVTQV